GAGTCCTCGACGCGTCCGCCGGGTATGTAGAGCCAGGTGTAGCCCGTGCGATTTCCAACCCTCCATGAGTTGAAACTCCTTTTTACCAATGTGGAAATAGCGCCAAAGCGCCGCTTGTGCCAAAGCTTTGCCTGTGTATTGCCGAGCTTGGCATTGAGCCGGTACATTTGGAAGTGAGCTAACCCGGCTGCAGTGTTCATGTTCAGAGGTAGTGGAGTTCCTTTGCGTTTGGCAAAATCATTATCCTTGCATGAGCTCAACTTCCCCTCACGTGAGGAAAACACATAGGTGTATCGGCTGGCGACAAAATCGCTGTCAAAGTGAGCAAACACCTTTTCATAGAGGCGAGTGACATTCTCAATTCGCCGCCGATAGGTGTTGGCCAGGCCGGAGCGTAGAAGCTGATTCATGGCGAAAGCCGTATTATCCATAAGAATCATACTGTGCACCAAATGGCCGTAGGTTCGGCCACAGGAGTAGTTTCCAGTGATCCAGGCATAGACAGGCTTATTGTAAAGCACGTCTTTTTGTCCTGTAGCCTTGCTTATCCGCTCTAGCAGTGCTTCACCGGCTTCGAGAAGAAAGACAAGAACACGGGGATCTTGACTCAGGTGATAGAGTTCTTGGGCAGTTCGCAGATTGTCGGCTAAACTCCAGTAGGGATAGGACTGTCCGCGGTCCATCTTGTCGAGAGACTTTTCAATGGCGGATTCCAGTTTGCCAAGAACCTCGGTGACGTAAGGATCTGAAGAGTCACTTCTTGGGGCAGGCTCTGGTGCAGAACCCTCGCCCCCTTCATGCTCAGATTCGAGTGCTTGGAGAATCTCCGGAGGGCAGTTACCTTGGACAAAGCAATCTGGGATATCCTGAAATGGATATTCTGCACCAAGGAGATCCTTGTGTTGGGCCTGAAAGCCCTGGTCACCACAGTTTTGAAACAATAGTAGAAGCCCAAGGGCCGAAACGGCCCACAGCGTTTTTCCATATGATATTTTCAGAATACACCTCTCCCAAGCAAGGAAACTCAGGGAAGGCTTGTGCAAGCTGTATTCCCTGGCAGTGGAGCTTTAGAAGGGTCCTGGGCCAAGGAACTGTTCACAGGTTGCTGGAAAGAGAAGGGTATGGTCACTTAAACACTGTCTCATTTTGAGACAGTTAGCGGATGCCAGCTTCCTGGAGAAGTCCATTGCGGATGTCATTTAATGTTGTGTACTGGCCTGATTCCCCACCGCGTAGAGGTTTGATTCCCAAAACGTCCCATTCGGCGAAACGAGTTTGCCACCAAAAATCCTGCTGCAATAAATATTTTGCTGTTTCGGCCGTGATTCGACCTGAGGCCTCGAGCCTCCTTACCGTTTGATAAAAGCCATCGCTTACAATGGAGTCGTGTTGGCGGTGGAGGTCAGCACTGGCCTCCAGGAGTTGAGGTAGGGAGCTTCCTTTGCCGAGGAGGAAGATTTCGTCCAGAATTTGGTACTTGAGGTAAAGAAGCTGATTGTGGCTGGTGATCTCCACTATTTGTTGATCCTTCAAGGGGCCGAGAGCCTGATTTGGGACTTCAAAACCTGGAATTTCCCTCACTCCATCGGAGAACAGACGTTGGAGATGAGCAAACAACAGGTGTTCGGAAAGACCACGAGCCTCCTCCACAGTGAGAGAGGAATCTTTGGCGTTGCGATAGGAGTAGTATTGATTATAGGCAAACTGAAGATTAAAAGCTTCCTCCATGGCCTGCTGTTCGGTGTAGCGGCCAGCATCCCGAAGGTCTTTAATGTAATTAAACCGCCAATCGCTTTCGATCATTCTCTGATACTCACCCCGATGTTCAAGGACGATTTCAGTTCTGTTGTTTTCAAGCCCTTTGATGTACGAGGCGTCGAAGACCATATAAAGAGGCACAATCACAGCTAGCCCTGCGAGGAAGGACGTGAGCATGGTGGGGCGCTTAATGGTGAGTTTGCCCTGCTTAAGTCCGCCGAAGTAGGCAGCCGGTAGATCCAGGGCGACGAAGTGAAGCCCTCGCCATGGCGTAAACGAAAAGGTGGGATCACCCAAAAAGGCTCCGCGCACTCGCCCCTGTTCTCCCCGCAGAGTTCCAATCAATCGTCTGGGTACAAATTGGAGAATGTTCTGAAAGTAACGGCGGATCCTCCCCTGGGCCATATATTGGGCATTGCGGGTGAGAAAGCCCGCGTATTCAATGTGAGCCAGGTCTTCAGGTCGTCCTTCAGTTAGGACAATTCGCACCCCTTTGCTTTCTTTGACCTCGCGCCAATACTGGGCCATGGCCGAACCGGTTCGGCGCAAAAGCCCCGGGCACCGGGAGGCTTTTGCAGGTGCTGAGGGCGCAGTAAAGCCGTCAGCGGCCCAAGCTTGGGTTGGCTGCAGGACTTGAAAGGGCGTCCCAAGGAGACACCCAATCAAAGAGAGGCTAACAAAAAAGGACCAGCAACGAGTCATCACTCAGGCTTTGCAGCTCCCACATCGGAGATATCCTGGATCGGGGCTCCAGTTTCATTGGAGAGACTTTGTAGAGCACCCTCGCTGTCACCAGCTTCGACTTCCGCCAAAAATCGCTTTAGGCTTTCAGAGGCAGAACCAAGCATCCCGGTGTTGGCTACGTAATGAGCCAAGGGAGAAAAGCCAGGGTCTTTGTCCAAAACATTCCACACATAAACACGACCAGCCAGATCGACGGCAATAAGAAGTTCTCCAAGGCGCATGCCCCAACGAAAAAAACCACGGGTGATACCAGGTTTGGGTGATACTTTAACCTGACGTTTCACAGCGTTCGCTAGTTTTGTTTGGGCATCCGCCAATTTAGATTTCGCGGCACCGAGCTCCTCACTGACGACGCCAATTCTCTGTTCTAGAGCTTTGGCTTCCGTCTGCAGAGCTGCTCTTTGTTCAGCGGGTAATCCGCCACCAGCTTCACGCAATTTTACCTGTAACTCTGACAGACTTTCAATTTGACGGGCGTAAGCGGCACTTTCCTGCTCAAGGGCCGCGATCTGTTGGCCAATACGGGCTTGATCCGCCTGGAAGGTTTTGATTTTGTCCGTGACTTCCGAGGCCGCACCTTCGCTGGCGCCAACGGTTTCACTGGCTAAGCGAGTGGAGTTGTCAACTGCCTGGGCGCGCAAAGATTCTGCTTGGCCAGTATTCGCCTCAATCAATCCGTTGAGGTGATCGATTCGGCCCTGGAGCGTCACCGGGCTGTCGGCTGAGCGAAGAAGGCTGTTCGTATCCAGCTCCGAAAATAGCTGAGCCTGCAATCGAGTGTTGCCCTCGACGGAGTTAAGAAGAGCCGTCTCTTCAGCCATTAAACCGTTCACGGCGCCATTGATACGGACCTTTTTGACAACAATGCGAAAGCGGTTGGCCAGAATCAGGGATTCCCAGAAACCCATTCCGATTTGGGCATCCGCTGATGTTTTTGGCTTATCGTATAGGGGCTCTAGGTGGCCTTTTAGAATTTGAAGCGGGTTGACAGCCGCTCCCTCGGAAGTATCACCACTCACGGCATGGCCAACGACAGGGGCAATCAGGCCTGCCGATAGCACCAGAGCAATAATCTTGGGGGTGTTTTTTCTCATGAGAGTCCTCCAGTGGACGTTCTACACTGTGTAGGGTTGGTTAAGATATTTAGTTGAGTTAGGGCAGTCCTGGACAGAGCAAGGGGTATGCCCATTGAGGTGAGCGAGAAGGGCCCTTCCGCTGGAAATCAGAGACTATTTTTGGAGGGAGCCGTCAATTGTCACCCGAGGTTGAGCGTAGAGTACCTAACTAGGCACTCTACGGGATCTGCGCCTCTATGACCCTGAGTCTTTCCTCGTTGAGTATGCCCTGAAAGGTGGCGAGAATCCGGCCTTGGGAGTTGAGCAGAATGGTCGCTGGCAAGACGGTGACGCCATATTTTAAGGCGATGCGACCTTTATCATCAAAAAGGATGGGAAAGGACTTTGTCGCTAACTTCGGAGAAGCGCTGAGGTCGGACCATTTGTCAAAAGTGGAAATTCCAAGGAGATATATGCGCTGTCCATTGCCGTACTTCTTCCACAGATTTTCGAGAATCGGAGCCTCTTGAGCGCAAGCTTCACACCAGCTGGCCCAAAAATTAATGAGAGTGAGCCTTCCTTGTAGCTCCTTGAGGCTGATCCTGGTCCCTAGTGAGGCCATAGGATTGGTATCATTGCCCGGCTCTACCAGAGGTAACTCGAAAGAGGGTGCCGTTTTGAGTTCATGTCGAGGGGAAAAATGGCGAACGGCAAAATACCCGCCGGTGACGACCAGGAATAGAATGAGATTGATGAGAATCGTTTGTCTTTTATCAGGCCTCTTCATGACTGCGGGCTTTCACCATCTTGCGAATATAGAAGACGGCAGCCACAATAAAGGCCAAGGGCATGGTTGTCATGAGAATCGTGGTGAGAAGAAAGGCCATTTGGCTGCCATCCTGGCCAAAGCCGCACACCGTGCAGGCCTGAGCCTTGGAGGGCGCAAACATGAGGGCGGCAGCAAGAGTCGGCAGGAGAGTCCTAGGCATCAGAAATACACCAGATAGTAGAGAAGGGGCCAAACCAGGACGACCAGAGACCAGTACATCTGCATGGCCCTAAAGTCACTGAGCGCCACCTGATCCCGGTTCATTTTCACCAGGGTAAAGGCCAAGGCGAAAACTCCAGCGAGGACGTGAAACCCGTGAGCCCCGATGATAAGGAAAAACAAGGCGCCAAAGATGCTCGAATTCATGGTCATGCCATAGCCAATGAGCTGGACCCATTCGAAGCCTTGGATGGTCACGAAGGCAGTCCCGAAGATCAAGCAGCGCAAGGTCCACGATTTGGCTAAGTGGGCTTCATTCTGGGCCAGCTTCATGCCGGCGAAAATCAGAAAAGCGCCACTGAGCAGAAGAAGAAAGGTATTGAAGCCCGTAGTAGCTACCGGAAGCTGAATATTCTCAGGTAAGGCCCAGGTTGCCCGTTCCTTTTTAATCACCACAAAGGCGCTGATCAGAGCGGTGAAAAACATCACTTCGGTAGCGATAAAAATCAGCATCCCAAGTACAGAGCTTGGGATAGCTGGTTTGCGAAATTTCGGCAGGCTTTGGGCGACGGTCGACACGGTGGTCTCCTTTAGTGTGCCGGAGCACTTTCAGTTGTGGGAAGGGGTATCCGTTCCCAGTTTTGTCCCCCAGGGGTCATCACGTCCGGTGCAGTCCCGGCAAAGAACAAAATCACCATCAGAACCATGCCCAGAAGCATATAGATGACGTATTTCTTTTCTATATTCAAGTGCATGAAATTGGAAGCCACCAGATAGGCCTTCACCAGGGCAATTCCAAATGCGGTGATGATGGTGACTGCCTGGATACCCAACATGGGTCCACAGACGCTGATAATAAAGAGAACGGTCAGCCAAACCCAGATTTTTACGTAATGTGAAGTTGAATCTGCATGTGCGCTCATGGTTGGTCCTTCCTATTTTGCAATGTACAGCATGGGGAACAAAAAGATCCAAACGATATCTACAAAGTGCCAGTAGATCCCGATTAGCTCCACTCGGTTCATGTGTTGTTTCTTGAGAACATCGAAAGAAATGATCGCCATAATGACCATTCCACCGATGACGTGCAGGGCGTGGAGTCCACAGGCCGTGTAATAAAATGACCAGAATACAGCCTTGGTCATCACAAAGCCGTGGGAGATTTCCCCTGTCCACTCGACCCCTTTGTTTATCAAAAAGATGGCACCCCCCAAAATGGTCAGCCATATGAGCCTAAAGGCCTTTTTTTCTTCGCCCTTCTCGGCTGCCTGGTGGGCTAAGACAATAAACAAACTGGAGGTCAGGAGGACAAATGTATTGATAGCCCCAAACCAGGTGTTGGTGTGAGCCGCCTCCGCGTGCCATCCGGTGTGAAACAGGCGAAGCATAAGATAGCTTGCCAGCAGTCCTCCGAAGATGACGATTTCAGATCCGACGACCCACCAAACCGCCAATTTGCCCGTTGGGATTCCAGTTGCGCTTCTATTTGTTGCTATTGGTTGTGGAAATGACACCTTAAAACCCCTTTATGCTTTCTCGTTTTGAGGCCAAAAATCTGAAGATCTGCCAGGAACGCTATACTCGTATGGTCCACGGTACACGGTTGGAAGTTCCGCCCAGTTGCCATGAGGAGGTGGAGACTCAGTGGTCCACTCCAGGGTGTTGGCATTCCATGGGTTTTTGCCCGCGACCTCTCCCGTTTTCCAACTGGTAAGGAAGTTATAAAGGAAAGGAATCTGGAACAACAACATGGCAATCAGAGCCACCGTGGCCACTACACGCAGATCCTGCATGTAGGGATGGGCCAAGTCGGGGAAGTTATCATAGTTATAAATCCGCCGGTGTTGTCCGCTGGCACCTAAGTAAAACAGTGGCAAAAAGATCGTGTGGAATGAGATGAGAGTTCCCCAGAAATGGATCTTCCCCAGAGTCTCATTCATTTTGCGGCCAAACATCTTGGGGTACCAGTAATAAAGAGCTGCAAACACTGACAAAATGGCAATTGGCACGAATGTGAAGTGAAAGTGAGCCAAGACAAAATAAGTATCGTGGAAGTAAATGTCCGAAGCACTGGAGCCAAGAAAAATTCCAGTCACACCACCCAAGAGGAAGGTGACGAGGAAAGAGAGGGCAAAGAGCATGGCACTGGTGAATTCAATCGAGCCCTTATAAAGAGTAGCGATGTAAACAAATACCATCTCGGCAATGGGGATTGAAATCAAAACCGTAGTGACCGTAAAGACATTGGCCATGCGCGGGTCGATACCGGCCACGAATTGGTGGTGAGCCCACACGAAAAAGCTCAAGGTACCAGTGGCAATCGCTGTGTAAAGAACCGTCTTGTAGCCAAAGAGTTTCTTGCGGGCGAAGACCGGCAGAATCTCAGCCACCACACCCATGGCGGGGAGAAGCACCACATAGACTTCCGGATGGCCAAAAAACCAGAACAGGTGCTGCCACAAAATAGGATCTCCACCTTTTCCCGGATCGTAAAAACCCACCGCCAAAAGTTGGTCAAGCAGGAGCATGACCGCGCCGGCTACCAGTGGACCCACCGAGGCCATAAAGATAATGCTCGCCAAAACGATCATCCACACGACGATGGGGATGTCGAACATCTTCATCCCTGGGGCGCGGGCGTTCATTAAGGTGGTGATAAAATTAATTCCGCCGAGGAGAAAGGCCACAAACTCTAAGGCTACAGCCAGGAGCCACAGGACAGAGCCTAAAGGCGTTAAGCTGTAGTCGGCATTAGCAGAAAGGGGTGGATAGGCTGTCCAGGCGCCACCAAAGGCCCCGCCAGGAACGAAAAATGAAGTCAGCAGAACGATCGCGCTCAACAAAAAGATTTGATAGGAGAGGCGGTTAATTCTGGGAAAGACCATGTCGTCACAGCCGATCATCAGGGGAATCAGAAAGTTCCCTAGGGCGGCAATAAGCACAGGCATTGCCACCCAGAAGATCATGATCGTGCCGTGGTTGGTGACCAGAGAGTTGTACTCGCCGGCTGTTACCAGACCGTAGAGAGGGACATCCTGACCGGGAAAGGCCAATTGCATACGAAAGGCGTAGGCAAAAAAGCCCCCGATTAAGGCCATGGCCATGCCAGTAAACAAGTACTGAAAGCCAATGATCTTATGGTCTGTTGAAAAAATATATTTTTGCCAAATACTTTGGTGGCCGTGTTCTGGGTGACTCATATCGCTTCCGCACCTTCTTTGGAGTTTTGCTCAGACTTGTCGTTATCATTTATTTGGGACTGGACATGGTGAGGTCGCTGCCCCTGAATCCATGCATGGTGATCCTCTTCACTTTGAATAAAAATCCGTGCCGCCATGGCCCCGTGGGCGATGCCGCACATTTCCGCGCACTGGACGTCAAATTCGCCGGTCTTGGTGGGTTTGAACCAGCCGGTGATCACCCGACCAGGGACCGCATCCTGCTTGAGACGGAAAACTGGAACTGAAAAGCTGTGAAGCACATCGTCTGATTCCAGTTTAAAATGATAGGTTTTGTTAACCGCGACGTGCAGTTCATCAACCGTCACGATGTCATCTTCGGTGCCCAACTGATTGTCAGGCCCTGGGTGATGAAACTTCCACGCCCACTGTTGGCCAACCACGCGAATGGTGCTGTCGGGTGGGGGTAAGGTTTGCTTCACATCGTACCACACCTTAACGGCGAAACCGATGATGATGATGTCACAGACGATCACTGCATAGTGAGGCCAATGAACCCACTTGGT
This is a stretch of genomic DNA from Pseudobdellovibrionaceae bacterium. It encodes these proteins:
- a CDS encoding TlpA family protein disulfide reductase gives rise to the protein MKRPDKRQTILINLILFLVVTGGYFAVRHFSPRHELKTAPSFELPLVEPGNDTNPMASLGTRISLKELQGRLTLINFWASWCEACAQEAPILENLWKKYGNGQRIYLLGISTFDKWSDLSASPKLATKSFPILFDDKGRIALKYGVTVLPATILLNSQGRILATFQGILNEERLRVIEAQIP
- a CDS encoding cytochrome c oxidase subunit II — encoded protein: MGSMIERASTFAADIDSVIMLIAVLGGFWFLVAQGILFYFMIRYRRSKNPTAGYIAGEKHEETKWVHWPHYAVIVCDIIIIGFAVKVWYDVKQTLPPPDSTIRVVGQQWAWKFHHPGPDNQLGTEDDIVTVDELHVAVNKTYHFKLESDDVLHSFSVPVFRLKQDAVPGRVITGWFKPTKTGEFDVQCAEMCGIAHGAMAARIFIQSEEDHHAWIQGQRPHHVQSQINDNDKSEQNSKEGAEAI
- a CDS encoding cytochrome c oxidase subunit 3, with amino-acid sequence MSFPQPIATNRSATGIPTGKLAVWWVVGSEIVIFGGLLASYLMLRLFHTGWHAEAAHTNTWFGAINTFVLLTSSLFIVLAHQAAEKGEEKKAFRLIWLTILGGAIFLINKGVEWTGEISHGFVMTKAVFWSFYYTACGLHALHVIGGMVIMAIISFDVLKKQHMNRVELIGIYWHFVDIVWIFLFPMLYIAK
- a CDS encoding cbb3-type cytochrome c oxidase subunit I, which codes for MSHPEHGHQSIWQKYIFSTDHKIIGFQYLFTGMAMALIGGFFAYAFRMQLAFPGQDVPLYGLVTAGEYNSLVTNHGTIMIFWVAMPVLIAALGNFLIPLMIGCDDMVFPRINRLSYQIFLLSAIVLLTSFFVPGGAFGGAWTAYPPLSANADYSLTPLGSVLWLLAVALEFVAFLLGGINFITTLMNARAPGMKMFDIPIVVWMIVLASIIFMASVGPLVAGAVMLLLDQLLAVGFYDPGKGGDPILWQHLFWFFGHPEVYVVLLPAMGVVAEILPVFARKKLFGYKTVLYTAIATGTLSFFVWAHHQFVAGIDPRMANVFTVTTVLISIPIAEMVFVYIATLYKGSIEFTSAMLFALSFLVTFLLGGVTGIFLGSSASDIYFHDTYFVLAHFHFTFVPIAILSVFAALYYWYPKMFGRKMNETLGKIHFWGTLISFHTIFLPLFYLGASGQHRRIYNYDNFPDLAHPYMQDLRVVATVALIAMLLFQIPFLYNFLTSWKTGEVAGKNPWNANTLEWTTESPPPHGNWAELPTVYRGPYEYSVPGRSSDFWPQNEKA
- a CDS encoding cytochrome C oxidase subunit IV family protein; amino-acid sequence: MSAHADSTSHYVKIWVWLTVLFIISVCGPMLGIQAVTIITAFGIALVKAYLVASNFMHLNIEKKYVIYMLLGMVLMVILFFAGTAPDVMTPGGQNWERIPLPTTESAPAH
- a CDS encoding cytochrome c oxidase subunit 3, producing MSTVAQSLPKFRKPAIPSSVLGMLIFIATEVMFFTALISAFVVIKKERATWALPENIQLPVATTGFNTFLLLLSGAFLIFAGMKLAQNEAHLAKSWTLRCLIFGTAFVTIQGFEWVQLIGYGMTMNSSIFGALFFLIIGAHGFHVLAGVFALAFTLVKMNRDQVALSDFRAMQMYWSLVVLVWPLLYYLVYF